One part of the Quercus lobata isolate SW786 chromosome 7, ValleyOak3.0 Primary Assembly, whole genome shotgun sequence genome encodes these proteins:
- the LOC115953126 gene encoding transcription elongation factor SPT6 homolog isoform X7 yields the protein MGKNVVSDEEDEFEVEGEYEYEREHVDGHRGGRDIDDDEEDEEDEEGQDEYEKDGFIVDDVDEEERADSDEERQRKKKRKKKENYTLDEDDYELLKDNNITIPHWKQSKKFKRLKKAQGVFEEPSGLSDEEEMFGSGKGGRTAKEKLKQSLFGDDEGAPLEDIAEEEEQAEDEKDGYIGEEDEMDDFIVDEENEHGAPPKGGRRPKKGGNRRAPGVSLSVMQEAHEIFGDVDELLQLRKQGLYSSEWRERKLEDEFEPNVLSEKYMTEEDEQIRELDVPERMQIYEEITGSPPLDDCIVEESNWIHGQLQSGTVPLFSNRGMGTAKEGGDFSIEKVDIMRFLDLLHVQKLDIPFIAMYRKGECLSLLKDPEQPEDDDENQDKNKKTPTLKWHKVLWAIQDLDRKWLLLQKRKSALQSYYNKRFKEESELVYDVTRLNLNQQLFESIMKSLKAAGSEREVDDVDSKFNLHFPPGKVGLGEGQYKRPKRKSLYSICSKAGLWVVASKFGYSSEQFGLQLSLDTMRNDELEDPKETPEETASNFTCSMFETPQAVLKGARHMAAVEISCEPCVRKHVRSNFMDHAVVSTCPTPGGNAVIDSSHQFSGVKWLREKPLSAFDDAQWLLIQKAEEEKLLQVTIKMPERDLEKLINEFNEYYLSDSVSKSAQLWNEQRKLILQDALFGFLTPSMMKEARSLLTSRAKNLLLMEYGKVLWNKVSVGPYQRKDTDINSDEEAAPRVMACCWGPGKPATTFVMLDSSGEVLDVLYTGSLTLRSQNVDDQHRKKNDQERVLKFMTDHQPHVIVLGAMNISCTRLKEDIYEIIFKMVEENPRDVGHEMDGLSIVYGDESLPRLYENSRISSDQLPGQSGIVKRAVALGRYLQNPLAMIATLCGSGREILSWKLSSLENFLNPDEKYGMIEQVLVDVTNQVGVDINLAISHEWLFAPLQFISGLGPRKAASLQRSLVRAGAIFTRKDFVTVHGLGKKVFVNSVGFLRVRRSGLAASSTQFIDLLDDTRIHPESYGLAQELAKDVYDEDIRADTNDDDDDDALEMAIEHVRNRPRILKGLDVDLYASGKNRENKIETFYDIKRELMQGFQDWRKQYEEPSQDDEFYMISGETEETLAEGRIVQATVRRVQGQKAICVLESGLTGILMKEDYSDDCREAELSDKLHEGDILTCKIKSIQKNRYQVFLVCRESEMRSNQHQYVRHLDPYYHEEQSRLSRQDKSRKEKELAKKHFKPRMIVHPHFQNITLDEAKEFLSDKEPGQSIINPSCHGPSHLILTLKVYDGVYAHKDIVEGGKEHKDITSLLRIGKSLKIGEDTFEDLDEVVDRYVDPLVSHLKGMLSYRKFRKGTRAEVEELLRIEKSENPMRIVYCLSISHEHPGTFILTYIKSTNAHHQCIGLYPKGFKFRNRMFEDIDQLVAYFQRHIDDPRSTQFLRSIPARVPM from the exons ATGGGCAAAAACGTAGTCTCTGATGAAGAAG ATGAGTTCGAGGTCGAAGGCGAGTACGAGTACGAGAGGGAACACGTCGATGGTCACCGAGGTGGTCGTGATATCGATGACGATGAAGAGGATGAAGAAGACG AAGAAGGGCAGGATGAATATGAGAAGGATGGATTTATAGTGGATGATGTTGATGAAGAAGAGAGGGCAGACAGTGATGAGGAGAggcagaggaagaagaaaaggaagaaaaa AGAGAATTATACACTTGATGAAGATGACTATGAACTCTTGAAGGACAACAATATTACCATTCCCCATTGGAAG CAGAGCAAAAAGTTTAAGCGGCTGAAAAAAGCTCAGGGGGTTTTCGAGGAGCCCTCTGGATTATCTGACGAGGAGGAGATGTTTGGAAGTGGAAAAGGTGGGCGAACTGCCAAAGAGAAGCTTAAGCAAAGTTTATTTGGTGATGATGAAG GTGCTCCACTTGAGGACATTGCTGAAGAGGAGGAACAAGCAGAAGATGAAAAGGATGGATACATTGGTGAGGAGGATGAAATGGATGACTTTATTGTGGATGAAGAAAATGAGCATGGAGCTCCTCCCAA AGGAGGGAGGCGGCCAAAGAAAGGAGGGAATAGGAGGGCACCAGGAGTTTCCTTATCTGTTATGCAGGAAGCTCATGAAATATTTGGTGATGTTGATGAACTCTTGCAGCTCCGTAAGCAAGGTTTATATTCTAGTGAATGGAGGGAAAGGAAACTGGAAGATGAATTTGAACCAAATGTTTTATCTGAGAAGTATATGACAGAGGAGGACGAGCAGATTCGGGAGCTTGACGTCCCTGAAAGAATGCAG ATATATGAGGAGATAACTGGTTCTCCTCCATTGGATGATTGTATAGTTGAAGAGAGCAACTGGATACATGGTCAACTCCAAAGTGGCACGGTACCTTTGTTTAGCAATAGAGGCATGGGAACTGCTAAGGAAGGGGGGGATTTTTCTATTGAGAAAGTTGATATCATGAGATTTTTGGACCTACTTCACGTGCAAAAATTAGAT ATACCCTTTATTGCTATGTATCGAAAGGGGGAGTGCCTAAGTCTGCTGAAAGATCCTGAACAACctgaagatgatgatgaaaatcaggataagaataagaagacACCTACTCTAAAGTGGCACAAG GTACTTTGGGCGATTCAAGACTTGGACAGAAAGTGGCTGCTGCTTCAGAAGCGAAAGAGTGCTCTTCAGTCATACTACAATAAACGATTCAAGGAAGAATCTGAACTTGTATATGATGTAACAAGACTCAATTTAAATCAGCAACTCTTTGAATCAATTATGAAGTCACTCAAGGCAGCAGGATCAGAAAGGGAAGTAGATGATGTTGACTCCAAGTTTAACTTGCATTTCCCTCCGGGTAAAGTGGGATTGGGCGAAGGACAATACAAGAGGCCCAAGAGGAAATCACTATATAGTATTTGCAGTAAAGCTGGTCTATGGGTGGTTGCGAGCAAGTTTGGTTACAGCTCTGAGCAATTTGGATTGCAGCTATCATTAGATACGATG AGAAATGATGAGTTGGAGGATCCTAAGGAAACACCTGAGGAGACGGCTTCTAACTTTACATGTTCAATGTTTGAGACACCTCAAGCTGTGCTGAAAGGAGCTAGGCACATG GCAGCTGTGGAGATTAGTTGTGAGCCATGTGTTAGGAAACATGTCCGTAGCAACTTTATGGATCATGCAGTGGTATCAACATGTCCAACACCTGGGGGGAACGCGGTCATAGATTCTTCCCATCAGTTTTCAGGGGTGAAGTGGTTGCGTGAGAAGCCACTAAGTGCATTTGATGATGCTCAATGGCTCCTCATTCAGAAGGCTGAAGAGGAGAAGCTTCTTCAAGTTACTATTAAGATGCCAGAAAGAGATTTGGAGAAGTTGATAAATGAATTCAACGAGTATTATCTTAGTGACAGTGTTAGTAAATCTGCTCAACTATGGAATGAGCAGAGGAAATTGATATTGCAGGATGcactttttggttttcttacACCCTCCATGATGAAAGAAGCAAGATCTTTGTTGACTAGTAGAGCAAAAAACTTGTTACTTATGGAGTATGGGAAGGTTTTGTGGAATAAAGTTTCAGTGGGCCCATATCAAAGGAAGGACACTGATATTAACTCAGATGAAGAAGCTGCACCAAGGGTCATGGCTTGCTGTTGGGGGCCTGGAAAGCCAGCAACCACTTTTGTGATGTTAGATTCATCAGGGGAGGTGCTGGATGTGCTTTACACTGGGTCCCTCACATTGCGGTCCCAAAATGTGGATGACCAGCATCGTAAGAAAAATGATCAGGAACGTGTATTGAAGTTCATGACAGATCACCAACCACATGTTATTGTTTTAGGAGCTATGAATATATCTTGTACCCGACTGAAGGAGGATATATATGAG ATTATTTTCAAGATGGTGGAGGAAAATCCCAGAGATGTTGGGCATGAGATGGATGGGTTAAGCATTGTTTATGGGGATGAGTCTCTACCTCGCCTCTATGAGAACTCTCGGATTTCATCTGACCAGCTACCTGGGCAATCAG GCATTGTTAAACGGGCTGTCGCTCTCGGGCGATATTTGCAAAATCCTTTGGCAATGATTGCAACGCTATGTGGATCGGGAAGGGAAATCTTATCATGGAAACTTAGTTCGCTAGAGAACTTTTTAAACCCAGATGAGAAATATGGAATGATTGAACAGGTTTTGGTAGACGTAACAAACCAAGTGGGTGTTGACATTAATTTGGCTATCAGTCATGAATGGTTGTTTGCTCCCCTACAGTTCATTTCTGGGCTTGGACCTAGGAAGGCAGCATCTCTGCAGAGGTCCTTGGTAAGAGCTGGGGCAATATTTACTCGAAAGGACTTTGTCACGGTGCATGGACTTGGTAAAAAGGTGTTTGTCAATTCGGTTGGTTTCTTGCGTGTCCGGCGGAGTGGATTGGCTGCTAGCAGCACCCAGTTCATTGATTTGCTAGATGATACAAGAATACATCCAGAATCTTATGGTCTTGCACAAGAGTTGGCCAAAGACGTTTATGATGAGGACATAAGAGCTGAcacaaatgatgatgatgatgatgatgcacTGGAGATGGCAATAGAGCATGTTAGAAATCGACCTAGGATTTTGAAAGGCCTTGATGTTGATTTATATGCTAGTGGCAAGAACCGTGAGAATAAgatagaaactttttatgacatAAAAAGGGAACTGATGCAGGGTTTTCAGGATTGGCGTAAGCAATATGAAGAGCCTAGTCAAGATGATGAATTCTATATGATTTCTGGTGAAACTGAGGAGACCCTTGCTGAGGGAAGAATTGTGCAAGCCACTGTCCGTAGGGTGCAAGGTCAGAAAGCAATTTGTGTGCTTGAATCTGGTTTGACTGGGATACTCATGAAGGAAGACTATTCAGATGACTGTAGGGAGGCTGAGTTGTCGGACAAGCTACATGAAGGTGACATTCTCACTTGCAAGATTAAATCAATTCAAAAGAACAGGTATCAGGTCTTCCTAGTTTGTAGAGAGAGTGAGATGCGAAGTAACCAACATCAGTATGTTAGACACCTTGATCCATACTACCATGAAGAACAAAGCAGGTTGAGTAGGCAAGACAAATCTCGCAAAGAAAAGGAGCTTGCAAAGAAGCATTTTAAGCCAAGGATGATTGTTCATCCCCATTTCCAGAATATTACCTTAGATGAAGCGAAGGAG TTCTTGTCTGACAAGGAACCTGGCCAAAGTATCATCAACCCCAGTTGTCATGGACCTTCCCATCTAATTCTAACTCTCAAAGTTTATGATGGAGTTTATGCTCATAAGGACATAGTTGAAGGTGGAAAGGAGCACAAAGACATCACAAGCTTACTTCGTATTGGGAAGTCATTGAAAATTGGGGAGGACacttttgaggatttggatGAG gtGGTGGATCGATATGTTGATCCCTTGGTGTCTCACTTAAAAGGGATGCTAAGTTATCGGAAGTTCAGGAAGGGCACAAGAGCAGAAGTTGAGGAACTCCTAAGGATTGAGAAATCAGAGAATCCTATGAGGATAGTTTACTGTTTGAGTATCTCACATGAGCATCCAGGCACATTTATCCTAACTTACATTAAGAGTACAAATGCACACCATCAATGTATTGGTCTATATCCTAAGGGATTTAAGTTCCGGAATAGGATGTTTGAGGACATTGATCAGCTTGTAGCATACTTTCAAAGACATATTGATGATCCTCGGTCAACACAATTTCTCAGATCAATCCCCGCTAGGGTGCCAATGTGA